A genome region from Erigeron canadensis isolate Cc75 chromosome 3, C_canadensis_v1, whole genome shotgun sequence includes the following:
- the LOC122592685 gene encoding bystin — translation MMKGKKRERIQNPEPFLLMEDDDETISKAASKKRNKAPKKHQQRQELISSKMSSKILKEAFLQQKELQDEANAENPNNIVFPEDPKTQVSDDDNDIDDDVDNFAGFSDNVSQYGGNEEEIDEGEAKLLEAFFSNDAQPQRTLADIIVERIKQKDQVSTGLSAGTQPVPKLDDSVIEIYKSVGEIFKKYTAGKLPLAFKSIPAKQHWEELLYLTEPDNWSPNAMYQATRILASNMSSKKVERFYKFVLLPRIRKDIRNNKKLHFALYQTLKKAVYKPAAFNKGILFPLCESRTCNLREAVIIGSILQKVSIPPLHSSLALMKLSEMEYGGTTSYFIKLLVEKKYALPYRVIDAMVAHFMRFCEDSRDMPVIWHQSLLAFMQRYKHELTKEQKDDINYLVKKQRHKMVTPEILRELNNSRNRGEKEDDLMSISSPMSVINKTIDEDRFDIPEVPMEED, via the exons aAAACCCAGAACCATTTTTATTAatggaagatgatgatgaaaccATCAGCAAAGCTGCTTCCAAGAAACGCAATAAAGCCCCTAAAAAACATCAGCAAAGACAAgaa CTGATATCTTCAAAAATGAGTTCcaagattttgaaagaagctTTCCTACAACAGAAGGAATTACAAGATGAAGCTAATGCTGAAAATCCTAATAATATTGTTTTCCCAGAAGACCCCAAAACTCAAGTTtctgatgatgataatgatattgatgatgatgttgataattTCGCCGGTTTTTCTGATAATGTTAGCCAGTATGGTGGTAACGag GAAGAAATTGATGAGGGCGAAGCGAAGTTACTGGAAGCGTTTTTCTCCAATGATGCACAACCACAACGGACTTTGGCTGATATCATTGTGGAGAGGATTAAACAAAAGGATCAAGTGTCTACAg GTTTATCTGCAGGAACCCAACCTGTACCAAAATTGGATGATTCTGTCATAGAAATATATAAGAG TGTTGGAGAGATTTTCAAGAAATATACCGCAGGAAAATTACCATTGGCCTTTAAAAGCATACCGGCAAAGCAACACTGGGAGGAACTCCTGTATCTGACCGAACCAGATAATTGGTCTCCAAATGCCATGTATCAAGCCACCAGAATCCTTGCTTCCAATATGAGTTCAAAGAAAGTGGAGAGGTTTTACAAGTTTGTGTTACTTCCTCGTATTAGAAAAGATATACGGAATAACAAAAAACTTCATTTTGCGTTATATCAAACTTTGAAGAAAGCTGTATACAAACCAGCTGCCTTCAATAAGGGTATTTTGTTTCCTCTATGCGAG TCAAGGACTTGCAATTTGCGAGAAGCTGTTATTATTGGAAGTATTCTTCAAAAGGTTTCTATTCCACCTCTTCATTCCAG TCTTGCGTTAATGAAACTTTCAGAAATGGAATATGGTGGCACAACAAG CTACTTCATTAAGCTGTTAGTTGAGAAGAAATATGCTTTGCCATATCGAGTTATTGATGCAATGGTTGCACATTTCATGAGATTTTGTGAGGACTCAAGGGACATGCCTGTGATCTGGCATCAGTCACTTCTTGCTTTTATGCAGAG GTACAAACATGAACTGACGAAGGAGCAAAAAGATGACATAAACTATCTTGTGAAGAAACAGCGACATAAAATG GTCACGCCTGAAATTCTAAGAGAGTTGAATAATAGCCGTAACCGTGGGGAAAAGGAGGATGACCTTATGTCTATCT CTTCCCCTATGTCGGTGATCAACAAAACAATAGACGAAGACAGGTTTGATATTCCAGAAGTTCCCATGGAAGAAGATTGA